The following are from one region of the Aspergillus luchuensis IFO 4308 DNA, chromosome 4, nearly complete sequence genome:
- a CDS encoding J domain-containing protein (COG:O;~EggNog:ENOG410PPJG;~InterPro:IPR001623,IPR036869,IPR018253;~TransMembrane:1 (n7-17c23/24o189-208i)) — MLKKPNIICCGGGLQLLNTPCLSSPPRSRAFPSQSRYSTRRYATASHNPETDLSWPSSPTFTPYELFKQDRTAPYSKTRYYEMVKIYHPDRPCSGHPLCRDLTPEVRLQRYHILVAAHEILSDPSRRAAYDFSGAGWNLHPYETPIPSWARTGSSNYGPIYANATWEDWERWNNRHQGKQQTLVDHRTFATFVILLTLMGGALQASWISKLSSGYEDRLWELNQESSRLLKGRRENTQHQMQSVDARVQHFLIRRDPSGCGLKEEEQPVYKQVLHSQKSSDDSPVEVIESERQDGRVLQDSVQAETSS; from the coding sequence ATGCTCAAGAAACCCAACATCAtttgctgtggtggtggactgcAGTTACTGAACACCCCATGCCTGTCCTCGCCACCTCGGTCTCGTGCTTTCCCCTCACAGTCTCGCTATTCCACTAGGCGCTATGCCACCGCTTCTCACAACCCAGAGACGGATCTCTCATGGCCGTCTTCTCCCACTTTCACCCCATATGAGCTATTTAAACAAGATCGGACCGCACCCTATTCCAAGACCCGCTATTATGAAATGGTCAAAATCTACCATCCGGATCGCCCATGTAGCGGACATCCACTATGCAGAGATCTCACACCCGAAGTGAGACTTCAGCGATACCACATCCTAGTGGCTGCGCATGAAATTCTATCTGACCCTAGTAGACGGGCAGCCTACGATTTCAGTGGCGCGGGGTGGAACCTTCATCCGTATGAAACGCCGATCCCATCCTGGGCTAGAACGGGCTCCAGTAACTACGGTCCAATATACGCGAACGCGACGTGGGAAGACTGGGAAAGGTGGAATAATCGTCACCAGGGAAAACAGCAGACTCTGGTGGACCATCGGACCTTTGCGACATTCGTGATACTCCTGACATTAATGGGCGGAGCGCTCCAGGCATCTTGGATTAGCAAGCTGAGCAGTGGTTACGAAGACCGGCTTTGGGAGCTGAACCAAGAGTCATCCCGCCTTTTGAAAGGGCGCAGGGAGAACACTCAACATCAAATGCAGTCGGTAGATGCAAGGGTCCAACACTTCCTTATCCGAAGAGACCCATCCGGGTGTgggttgaaggaggaagaacagccGGTTTATAAGCAAGTTTTACATTCTCAAAAAAGCTCCGACGACTCACCTGTGGAGGTTATTGAATCGGAGAGACAGGACGGTAGAGTCTTACAAGATTCAGTCCAGGCGGAAACTAGCAGTTGA
- a CDS encoding uncharacterized protein (COG:I;~EggNog:ENOG410PIK8;~InterPro:IPR042098,IPR003819;~PFAM:PF08943;~go_function: GO:0016491 - oxidoreductase activity [Evidence IEA];~go_process: GO:0055114 - oxidation-reduction process [Evidence IEA]), translated as MKPPAPARLQQVHIPFGGGGYEPITSFDSHEGTYSQDHEAIQESLLRFCSDKSWNNSSRSAFMPRPILVSSEHQRQWKELNNALVSAITDIVERWWTDSVSKFPERMPLDPVEEDLLRWIDSQVPSKIHPYRKCRGSWRPDFLIEEDNEGASGSLENFLISEINARFCFNGLMYAACGQQALEEQGIADGSIGFIGATDPAEMIGGIMSLFDHNLPLHLLKGDEHGIDIHMVVELLRTRFGISSRFVLPNDLRLVPNPEDKDGYRLCCVVREGESQVANDLRHASHPSHITDVSNTLRQTGILKVSLQFEDDSSHYLQHLMVGLHKQHGHGLPITHSASRGWFWDIRPNSTSFQTPSHQARSETMEEFPWHTDCSYEEAPPRYFALQVLREDQCGGGTLSVMNVGRLSSLLSTSTCTALLRPEYRITVPLEFVKDDAKRHVVGGLMATDAKGLPSMVRFREDIVTPLTAEAALALQELKNCLLGQKVQAETLQLTSDCLPRGSVILMDNYRWLHARSNVRDPERHLRRVRWDARPFPTSLKANSRVQ; from the exons ATGAAGCCGCCGGCCCCAGCACGCCTTCAACAAGTTCATATCCCGttcggtggaggaggatacGAGCCTATAACTTCCTTCGACTCTCATGAGGGGACATACAGTCAAGACCATGAGGCGATCCAGGAGAGCTTGTTGCGATTCTGCTCTGATAAATCATGGAACAACAGCTCAAGATCAGCCTTTATGCCTCGGCCTATTCTTGTCTCCTCAGAGCACCAGCGCCAATGGAAAGAGCTTAACAATGCTTTAGTCTCTGCGATAACTGATATCGTGGAGAGGTGGTGGACGGACTCGGTGTCTAAATTCCCTGAACGGATGCCTCTGGATCCTGTGGAGGAGGACCTTCTTCGT TGGATTGATAGCCAAGTTCCAAGCAAGATACATCCGTACCGAAAGTGCCGCGGCTCGTGGAGACCGGATTTTCTaattgaagaagacaatgaagGGGCATCTGGTTCACTAGAGAACTTTCTAATCAGTGAAATAAATGCTCGGTTTTGTTTTAACGGACTGATGTATGCAGCTTGCGGGCAACAGGCATTGGAAGAGCAGGGTATTGCTGATGGAAGTATTGGCTTTATCGGAGCGACGGACCCCGCAGAA ATGATAGGCGGTATAATGAGTCTGTTCGATCACAACTTGCCATTGCATCTTCTCAAGGGTGATGAACATGGGATTGACATCCACATGGTTGTGGAATTGCTCAGAACACGCTTTGGGATCAGCTCTCGCTTCGTGCTACCTAATGATCTCAGACTTGTGCCGAATCCAGAAGACAAGGATGGTTACAGACTCTGCTGCGTGGTTAGGGAAGGCGAATCTCAGGTAGCCAACGATCTCCGCCATGCAAGCCATCCCAGCCATATCACAGATGTATCGAACACCCTCCGGCAAACCGGCATCCTCAAGGTCAGTCTGCAATTTGAGGATGATTCCAGCCACTACCTCCAACATCTCATGGTTGGTCTCCATAAACAACATGGCCACGGACTGCCCATCACCCACAGTGCATCCCGCGGCTGGTTCTGGGACATTCGACCTAACAGCACGTCGTTCCAAACCCCATCTCATCAGGCCCGATCCGAGACAATGGAGGAGTTTCCTTGGCACACTGACTGTAGCTATGAGGAAGCCCCACCTCGGTACTTTGCCTTGCAGGTCCTACGAGAAGACCAATGTGGCGGTGGTACTCTCTCCGTAATGAATGTCGGCAGACTGAGTTCTCTGCTGTCGACGTCAACTTGCACTGCACTGCTCCGGCCCGAGTATCGTATTACTGTCCCACTCGAGTTTGTGAAAGATGATGCGAAACGCCATGTTGTGGGCGGCTTGATGGCTACGGATGCCAAGGGGTTGCCTAGTATGGTTCGTTTTCGCGAAGATATTGTCACCCCGTTGACTGCGGAGGCGGCGCTAGCGTTGCAGGAGTTGAAGAATTGCTTGCTGGGACAGAAGGTGCAAGCAGAGACCCTGCAGCTTACGTCGGATTGTTTGCCCAGGGGGTCTGTAATCTTGATGGATAATTATAGGTGGCTTCATGCTCGGAGCAATGTTAGGGATCCGGAGCGCCATTTGCGGAGGGTTCGTTGGGATGCGAGACCTTTTCCTACCTCATTGAAGGCTAACAGCAGAGTTCAATAG
- a CDS encoding uncharacterized protein (COG:S;~EggNog:ENOG410PIMZ;~InterPro:IPR042099), producing MSTNPFSLDEVLAVAKIHPLYNPNILYPPSPEEIQATVQAQSSTDSGISTLESWPLTTKKDLYKVIERLTKDTSPQNEYRRSSYVSVTGGGSGDMPLMFFTDLKENRQHHAAFGEFLRTCGVVEPHDWILTTHTSGYLYRSLDLLTEILENAGGTILSAGNLMKPSEVVRALARYNVNVLTGDSSQVIQVIHHISTLSADERNVIKLNKVIYTSEPLIDSQKRYIHAILGPAVKIYSILGSAEAGPYAIHNPDLTGEASSYHDMSIDFVFDTRSILVEIFPRSIMESDTPSSDLKPLPEGEEGVIVQTSLQRRRNPLVRYITGDLGSVRPVPNIARSIVPESEMEYYRVLRLRGRDRRFSFKWYGEYFEFSNIEMFMQKETFGILQWQVIVGTLDSSPQTTLEIRMLRAAASDDMISLEQYVYEVERFFFVLPENRHLFNLTFVEDIRGFEKSGTGNKVMKFVDRRR from the exons atgagtACCAACCCATTTTCCTTGGATGAAGTTCTCGCAGTTGCGAAGATCCATCCGCTTTACAACCCTAATATACTTTACCCACCCAGCCCTGAGGAAATCCAGGCTACTGTGCAGGCACAATCTAGTACGGACTCTGGTATCAGCACCCTCGAGTCATGGCCCCTAACTACCAAAAAGGACCT CTACAAAGTTATCGAGCGATTAACCAAGGACACGAGCCCCCAAAATGAATACCGGCGTAGCTCCTACGTCAGCGTTACCGGCGGCGGTTCCGGAGATATGCCCTTGATGTTTTTCACAGATCTGAAAGAAAACCGTCAACATCACGCAGCGTTTGGCGAGTTTCTGCGCACCTGTGGAGTTGTCGAGCCGCATGATTGGATACTAACGACGCATACCTCGGGGTATTTATATAG ATCACTCGACCTCCTGACCGAGATCCTGGAAAATGCAGGAGGAACCATATTGAGCGCCGGCAATCTGATGAAACCGAGCGAAGTTGTGCGCGCACTGGCGCGATACAACGTCAATGTGTTGACTGGCGATAGCAGCCAAGTCATTCAAGTCATTCATCATATCTCGACTCTTTCAGCAGACGAACGAAATGTGATCAAGTTAAATAAAGTGATCTACACATCCGAGCCACTTATTGACAGTcagaaaagatatattcATGCCATTCTGGGTCCGGCAGTGAAGATATACTCCATCCTGGGAAGCGCAGAGGCAGGGCCTTACGCAATCCATAACCCTGATCTTACTGGAGAAGCATCGTCATATCACGATATGTCTATAGACTTTGTGTTTGATACCCGCAGCATCCTTGTTGAGATCTTCCCTCGTTCCATCATGGAAAGTGATACGCCCTCCTCTGATTTGAAgcctcttccagaaggcgaagagggtgTCATTGTGCAAACGTCTTTACAACGTCGACGTAACCCGCTTGTGCGCTATATCACTGGAGACCTCGGATCCGTCCGTCCAGTGCCGAATATTGCAAGGTCAATTGTCCCGGAATCTGAGATGGAATACTACCGCGTCCTCCGACTCCGGGGTCGTGACCGTCGGTTTAGCTTTAAGTGGTATGGTGAGTATTTTGAATTTTCGAATATCGAGATGTTCATGCAGAAGGAGACGTTTGGCATTTTACAATGGCAGGTTATCGTAGGGACGCTTGATTCTTCTCCCCAGACAACACTTGAGATTAGGATGCTTCGTGCCGCTGCAAGTGACGATATGATCTCTCTTGAGCAGTATGTTTATGAAGTGGAGAggtttttctttgttttacCGGAGAATAGGCATTTGTTTAATTTGACCTTTGTTGAAGATATACGTGGGTTCGAGAAGAGCGGTACGGGGAATAAAGTTATGAAGTTTGTGGATAGAAGACGCTAG